In Raphanus sativus cultivar WK10039 chromosome 5, ASM80110v3, whole genome shotgun sequence, the following proteins share a genomic window:
- the LOC108856745 gene encoding pre-rRNA-processing protein ESF2, with protein sequence MQSEESNELANGVSKEEEETKETVKKSQKADRKKKKLKEKLLKEATKADNRGVCYLSRIPPHMDHVRLRQILSQFGEIDRIYLAPEDPEAQVHRKKAGGFRGQLFSEGWVEFAKKTVAKRVADMLNGEQIGGKKKSAIYYDIWNIKYLTKFKWDDLTDEIAYKSAIREQKLNMVMSAAKREKDFYLSKVEKSRAMTEIDERMKKKRKIQEESGSNAEPAQVFPPRVVRQFRQKIAIKNEVSQSKPGLSTDVLASVFGGS encoded by the exons ATGCAGAGCGAGGAATCTAACGAGCTTGCTAATGGAGTAtccaaggaggaggaggagactaAGGAAACAGTGAAGAAGAGTCAAAAGGCGgatagaaagaaaaagaagttgaAAGAGAAGTTGCTAAAGGAAGCTACTAAGGCTGATAACAGAGGAGTTTGCTACTTGAGCCGTATCCCACCACACATGGATCACGTTAGACTTCGCCAGATTCTCTCTCAGTTTGGTGAAATTGATAGGATTTATCTTGCTCCTGAAG ATCCTGAAGCACAAGTTCATCGCAAGAAGGCTGGTGGGTTTCGTGGCCAACTCTTCTCTGAAGG GTGGGTGGAGTTTGCTAAGAAAACCGTAGCTAAGAGAGTCGCTGATATGCTAAATGGAGAACAGATAG GGGGAAAGAAGAAGTCAGCTATATACTATGATATTTGGAACATCAAATACTTGACCAAGTTCAAATGGGATGATCTCACCGATGAAATTG CATACAAAAGTGCAATACGGGAACAGAAACTGAATATGGTTATGTCTGCTGCTAAAAGAGAGAAGGACTTTTATTTATCTAAAGTAGAGAAGTCTCGTGCCATGACCGAGATTGATGAACGGATGAAGAAG AAGCGAAAGATTCAGGAAGAATCAGGCAGCAACGCAGAACCAGCGCAAGTCTTCCCACCTAGGGTGGTTCGTCAGTTCAGACAGAAGATAGCAATCAAAAATGAGGTGTCTCAGAGCAAACCTGGTCTCTCCACAGATGTCCTAGCATCG GTTTTCGGCGGTTCTTAA
- the LOC108857307 gene encoding NAC domain-containing protein 2-like, which translates to MAMPPRNNRKAEPPPPSSSSAADNFSPAPLTKPTTFPPGYKFVPSEDDLIVHYLKPFLQSNNNPPPNVPIHRVNIYESNPERLSKEYVKGNDKEWFFITERTKMHERGKKKQNRSDNGGFWRARSSLEEFKTRTGVAFSRRVLEHYMGNNQNGVKSEWLMYEYLTESFPGDKSNGDIDNERVDYALCKIYMTPRGMKRKAEEEENEKKEEGGEVSQEVDQPCNPAVQQTHLPPQPCPFSSDEFHEMFNFQDDFFTGYVDLNQLLDEDTESNNSCYLKNSSKD; encoded by the exons ATGGCGATGCCGCCAAGAAACAACCGCAAAGcggaaccaccaccaccatcttcttcttccgcCGCTGATAACTTCTCTCCTGCTCCTCTGACGAAACCTACTACTTTCCCACCAGGCTACAAGTTCGTACCAAGCGAAGACGACCTCATCGTGCATTACTTGAAACCCTTCTTGCAAAGCAACAACAACCCACCACCCAACGTCCCAATTCACCGCGTGAACATCTACGAGTCAAACCCTGAACGACTTTCAA AGGAATACGTCAAGGGTAACGATAAAGAATGGTTCTTTATAACGGAGAGGACAAAGATGCATGAACGTGGTAAAAAGAAACAGAATCGAAGCGACAATGGTGGATTCTGGAGGGCAAGATCATCTCTCGAGGAGTTTAAAACTCGAACAGGGGTGGCCTTTTCGAGAAGGGTACTGGAACACTACATGGGGAACAACCAAAATGGTGTTAAATCAGAATGGCTGATGTACGAGTATTTGACTGAGTCTTTTCCTGGAGACAAGTCAAATGGTGATATTGATAACGAAAGG GTGGATTATGCTCTGTGCAAGATCTACATGACGCCTAGGGGAATGAAGAGaaaagcagaggaagaagagaacgagaagaaagaagaaggagGTGAAGTATCACAAGAGGTTGATCAGCCTTGTAATCCTGCGGTTCAGCAGACGCATCTTCCACCACAGCCTTGCCCATTTTCATCTGATGAGTTCCATGAGATGTTTAACTTCCAAGACGATTTTTTCACTGGCTATGTTGATCTAAACCAACTACTGGATGAAGACACAGAGTCCAACAATAGCTGTTATTTGAAGAACTCGTCAAAGGACTGA
- the LOC108857306 gene encoding pentatricopeptide repeat-containing protein At3g56550: protein MCEKAGVIVRMLQGCNSMTKLRKIHSHVITNGLQHHPPIFDSLLRFCAVSVTGSLSHALLLFQHSDSNPPTMAWNYLLRGFSVSPTPLSSLLFYNRMLLLSTRPDIYTFSFALKACEKIRSVPKCREIHGSVIRSGFHTDNIVSTGLVRCYSAIGDVDVASKVFDEMPVRDLVSWNAMISCLSHAGLHHRALSMHKRMENEGVRVDAYTIVALLSSCAHVSALNMGVMLHRKACETRCEVSVYVGNALIDMYAKCGSLDKAVGVFDGMRKRDVSTWNSMIIGYGVHGYGTEAISFFRKMVTFGVRPNAITFLGLLLGCSHQGLVKEGAEHFQMMSSEFHLSPNVKHYGCMVDLYGRAGEFDKALEMIHASSCHEDPVLWRTLLGSCKIHRNLELGEVAMKKLVQLKAFNAGDYVLMTSIYSAASDAQGFASMRKLMRSHDLRTVPGWSWIEIGDQVHKFVVDDKVHPESALIYSELQEVVRRAILAGYKPEESNVTSPGFSDRCLGSAFHSEKLAIAYGLMRTPAGTALRITKNLRVCRDCHLFTKYVSKAYNREIIVRDRVRFHHFAGGLCSCNDYW from the coding sequence atgtGCGAGAAAGCTGGAGTGATAGTGAGAATGCTACAAGGCTGCAACAGCATGACCAAACTCCGCAAGATCCATTCCCACGTCATCACCAACGGTCTCCAACACCATCCTCCAATCTTCGACAGCCTCCTCCGCTTCTGCGCCGTCTCCGTCACCGGCTCTTTATCTCACGCTCTCCTCCTCTTCCAACATTCCGATTCAAATCCACCGACGATGGCGTGGAACTACCTCCTCCGCGGCTTCTCCGTATCGCCCACTCCTCTCTCTTCCCTCCTCTTCTACAACCGAATGCTCCTCCTCTCCACACGCCCCGACATCTACACTTTCAGTTTCGCCCTGAAGGCGTGCGAGAAAATCCGGTCGGTTCCGAAATGTCGGGAGATTCACGGTTCGGTTATCCGGTCCGGTTTTCACACCGACAACATCGTCTCCACCGGTCTCGTTCGTTGTTACTCTGCGATCGGAGACGTTGACGTTGCATCCAaagtgttcgacgaaatgcctgTGAGAGACTTGGTCTCTTGGAACGCGATGATCTCTTGCCTTTCTCACGCTGGTTTGCACCATCGAGCCTTGAGTATGCACAAACGTATGGAGAACGAAGGCGTGCGCGTCGACGCGTACACGATCGTTGCTCTGTTATCGTCTTGTGCTCACGTCAGCGCTTTGAACATGGGTGTTATGCTACACAGGAAGGCATGTGAGACTCGCTGTGAAGTAAGTGTCTATGTGGGAAACGCTCTTATCGATATGTATGCGAAATGTGGTAGTCTTGATAAAGCTGTTGGTGTCTTCGATGGGATGCGTAAGAGAGATGTGTCAACGTGGAACTCGATGATTATTGGGTATGGAGTTCACGGGTACGGAACAGAGGCTATCTCGTTCTTTAGAAAGATGGTGACTTTTGGGGTTAGACCCAATGCCATCACGTTCCTTGGATTGTTGTTGGGTTGTAGTCATCAGGGTTTAGTCAAAGAAGGAGCTGAGCATTTTCAAATGATGAGTTCGGAGTTTCATCTGAGCCCCAACGTTAAACACTATGGTTGCATGGTGGATCTCTATGGACGTGCAGGGGAGTTCGATAAGGCGCTGGAGATGATACACGCGTCTTCATGCCATGAAGATCCTGTGTTGTGGAGAACCCTGCTTGGCTCTTGCAAGATCCATAGGAATTTGGAACTTGGAGAAGTAGCTATGAAGAAGTTGGTGCAGCTCAAGGCTTTCAATGCAGGGGATTATGTGCTTATGACTTCGATATATTCTGCAGCGAGTGATGCTCAAGGTTTTGCTAGCATGAGGAAGCTAATGAGAAGCCATGATTTACGGACAGTTCCAGGATGGAGTTGGATTGAGATTGGTGATCAAGTTCACAAATTTGTGGTTGATGACAAAGTGCATCCGGAGTCCGCACTTATTTACTCAGAACTGCAGGAAGTAGTCCGTCGCGCCATACTAGCTGGTTACAAGCCAGAGGAGTCAAACGTAACTAGTCCAGGTTTCTCTGATCGGTGTTTAGGATCTGCGTTTCACAGCGAAAAGTTGGCCATTGCTTATGGATTGATgagaactccagcaggaacagCTCTCAGGATCACAAAGAATCTTAGAGTTTGCAGAGATTGTcatttgtttacaaaatatgtGTCGAAAGCATACAACAGGGAAATTATTGTAAGGGATAGAGTTCGTTTTCATCACTTTGCAGGTGGTCTTTGTTCTTGCAACGACTACTGGTGA
- the LOC108861460 gene encoding ribosomal lysine N-methyltransferase 3, which yields MATRRLRAFKGWMKANGVDCSDALDLVEDQNDAVSVRASRDLKEGDVVANISKTACLTVKTSGAREMIESAELDGPLALSVAIMYERGLGEESPWAGYLQILPFQEDLPLVWPLDELDSLLSGTEIHKDVKEDRGLVHEDWEENIVPLTSFLPENVDPGSFGIKEYLAAKSLIASRSFEIDDYHGWGMVPLADLFNHKTGEEDVHFTAELPHSESDSEADETDNSDAASEDTVEDDEPSTKNSSSPEQSLEGENTDEEETKEEEEENSSMLQDDASSLEMIMVKNVPAGAEVYNTYGLIGNAALLHRYGFTEVDNLYNIVNIDLELVTEWSTSSYTSRHTRARLASFRKLGYNSEYFEVSSTGEPETELLMLLNILLLPNDTHKKLDLTLTGDCVSKEVTIGKNKVVFGESCSGDVLLTDGVCEALLAIVDKRESLYGTSISLEEDVARLESCVLPKDRRLYHSLVLRVSERRILEKLRSYVREKVGEVSGGKRRKKMKL from the exons ATGGCCACAAG GAGGCTAAGAGCATTCAAGGGATGGATGAAAGCAAACGGAGTCGATTGCAGCGACGCTCTCGACCTCGTCGAAGACCAAAACGACGCCGTATCCGTCAGAGCCTCGCGCGACTTGAAGGAAGGAGACGTCGTCGCCAACATCTCCAAAACCGCCTGTCTCACCGTCAAAACCAGCGGGGCTCGCGAGATGATCGAATCCGCTGAGTTAGACGGACCTTTAGCTCTCTCGGTGGCTATCATGTACGAGAGAGGCTTGGGCGAAGAGTCTCCGTGGGCTGGTTACCTTCAGATCCTTCCTTTCCAAGAAGATTTGCCTCTTGTCTGGCCCCTTGATGAGTTGGACTCTCTCTTGTCTGGAACTGAGATTCACAAG GATGTGAAGGAAGACCGTGGTCTTGTACATGAGGATTGGGAAGAGAACATTGTGCCACTTACCTCTTTCCTCCCTGAGAATGTTGATCCTGGTTCGTTTGGAATCAAAGAGTATCTTGCAGCCAAGAGCCTGATTGCTTCACGGTCTTTCGAGATCGATGACTACCATGGATGGGGGATGGTCCCTCTTGCAGATCT CTTCAATCATAAAACCGGGGAGGAAGATGTTCATTTCACCGCTGAATTACCTCACAGTGAATCCGATTCCGAAGCTGATGAAACTGACAACAGTGATGCAGCTAGTGAGGACACTGTTGAAGACGACGAGCCTTCCACTAAAAACTCTTCCTCGCCTGAGCAATCTTTGGAGGGTGAAAACACTGAcgaagaagaaaccaaagaagaagaagaggaaaactCTTCCATGTTGCAAGACGATGCATCCAGTTTAGAAATGATCATGGTGAAGAACGTCCCAGCTGGAGCTGAG GTATACAACACATACGGTTTGATAGGTAACGCTGCGTTACTACACAGATACGGATTCACAGAAGTCGATAATCTTTACAACATTGTCAACATAGATCTCGAACTAGTAACCGAGTGGAGCACATCCTCGTACACGAGCCGGCACACTCGAGCTAGGCTCGCCTCGTTTAGAAAACTAGGCTACAACTCGGAATACTTCGAGGTTTCTTCAACCGGAGAGCCCGAAACCGAGCTTCTCATGCTACTCAACATCCTGCTCTTACCAAACGACACGCACAAGAAACTCGACCTAACGTTAACAGGAGATTGTGTCTCTAAAGAGGTAACGATAGGGAAAAACAAGGTCGTGTTCGGAGAGAGCTGCAGCGGTGACGTGCTTCTCACGGACGGTGTATGCGAAGCGCTTCTTGCTATTGTggataagagagagagtttgtatGGGACGTCGATTTCTTTGGAGGAGGATGTTGCTAGGTTGGAGAGTTGTGTTCTTCCTAAAGACAGGAGGTTGTATCATTCGCTTGTGTTGCGTGTGAGCGAGAGGAGGATTCTCGAGAAGCTTAGGAGCTATGTTCGTGAAA